A genome region from Musa acuminata AAA Group cultivar baxijiao chromosome BXJ3-5, Cavendish_Baxijiao_AAA, whole genome shotgun sequence includes the following:
- the LOC135638680 gene encoding caffeoylshikimate esterase-like gives MILWHLSLVISIIVGNKHFMRRLMWYHLRSEQRSCLPFSSSCDFSSSLYPFLSVVLLCTCSCKYPILPTTAVNTRLELGVVWSFKQWSFSLWGPHGDHKHDLLNTTIQGGPRCRRTDLVSWAEARFAVACSPVDSRFVGFLGVVIEKAFVVTELTSLLSYKNRETRHWRPARKVLQAALPGPLVSLATLRRLRRPPMGSDAPALPPPTTYFWGDVPGEDEYYASQGVRNRQSYFQSPHGRLFTQSFHPVDPATGADLPVKALVFMTHGYGSDSGWLFQKIAIAYATWGYAVHCADLLGHGRSQGIRCYLGDMESVAAASLSFFLSVRRESPSMPAFLFGESMGGAATLLMYLRSEPGTWTGLIFSAPLFVIPDDMKPSRLRLFLYGLLFGLADTWAAMPDNKMVGKAIKDPDRLRVIASNPRRYTGQPRVGTMRELARLCDFFQTKFGEVTAPFLTVHGTDDGVTSPEGSKTFYQRAASADKTLILYEGMYHSLIQGEPEENSSRVLADMRAWIDERVERYGGGEAFNGHSHGMVEVAVN, from the coding sequence ATGATATTGTGGCACTTATCATTAGTCATTTCAATTATCGTGGGCAACAAACATTTCATGAGACGCCTGATGTGGTATCACTTGAGGTCAGAACAGAGAAGTTGTctacccttctcctcctcctgtgatttctcttcttctctttatcCATTTTTATCTGTTGTTCTATTATGTACCTGTTCGTGCAAATACCCAATTCTCCCTACAACAGCTGTGAACACTCGGCTAGAGCTGGGGGTAGTTTGGTCATTTAAGCAATGGAGTTTCTCCCTATGGGGTCCACATGGGGACCACAAACACGATTTACTTAATACGACCATTCAGGGAGGGCCACGTTGTCGAAGGACGGATTTGGTATCGTGGGCTGAGGCCAGATTCGCCGTTGCGTGTTCTCCTGTGGACTCGCGATTTGTTGGATTTTTAGGTGTAGTCATAGAGAAAGCATTTGTAGTCACAGAGCTCACATCTCTTTTGTCCTATAAGAATCGAGAAACAAGACATTGGCGTCCAGCCCGAAAAGTGCTGCAGGCCGCGTTGCCTGGCCCTCTTGTCTCCTTGGCGACTCTTCGCCGCCTGAGACGCCCGCCGATGGGATCCGACGCGCCGGCCCTGCCCCCGCCGACGACGTACTTTTGGGGTGACGTCCCCGGGGAGGATGAGTACTACGCGTCGCAGGGCGTCCGCAACCGGCAGTCCTATTTCCAGAGCCCCCACGGCCGCCTCTTCACCCAGTCCTTCCACCCCGTCGACCCCGCCACCGGCGCCGACCTTCCAGTTAAGGCCCTCGTTTTCATGACCCACGGCTACGGCTCCGACTCCGGCTGGCTCTTCCAGAAGATCGCCATCGCCTACGCCACCTGGGGTTATGCCGTCCATTGCGCcgacctcctcggccacggccGCTCCCAAGGCATCCGCTGCTACCTCGGCGACATGGAGTCCGTAGCCGCCGCCTCCCTGTCCTTCTTCCTCTCCGTGCGCCGGGAGTCGCCCAGCATGCCGGCCTTCCTCTTCGGCGAGTCCATGGGCGGCGCCGCCACCCTACTCATGTACCTCCGCTCCGAGCCGGGCACCTGGACGGGGCTCATCTTCTCCGCCCCTCTCTTCGTTATCCCGGACGACATGAAGCCTTCCCGCCTCCGGCTCTTCCTCTACGGCCTCCTCTTCGGGCTGGCCGACACCTGGGCGGCGATGCCCGACAACAAGATGGTGGGAAAGGCCATTAAGGATCCGGACCGCCTCCGGGTCATCGCATCCAACCCGCGGCGGTACACGGGGCAACCCCGGGTGGGCACCATGAGGGAGCTCGCCCGCCTCTGCGACTTCTTCCAGACCAAGTTCGGCGAGGTGACCGCGCCCTTCCTGACGGTGCACGGCACCGACGACGGGGTCACGTCGCCGGAGGGATCGAAGACGTTCTACCAACGGGCAGCGAGCGCCGACAAGACGCTGATCCTGTACGAGGGGATGTACCACTCCCTGATCCAGGGCGAGCCGGAGGAGAACAGCAGCAGGGTCCTGGCGGACATGAGGGCGTGGATCGACGAGCGCGTCGAGAGGTATGGCGGAGGCGAGGCGTTCAACGGGCATTCCCACGGCATGGTGGAGGTGGCTGTGAACTGA
- the LOC135637937 gene encoding embryo-specific protein ATS3B-like produces the protein MGNPLRSFLLLFLILLSSPVFFLISCESVPVDPRPRAFPSFKIQEIKEEIGWGCSYTVKIKTSCSSRRFTTDRISLAFGDAYHNEVYAPRLDDPSSGAFERCSTDTFKIQGPCGYGICYLYLRRDGWDGWTPEWVQVYEPHVSRAISFYYGTPLPNGIWYGFNHCPRSSSSIGVAEI, from the exons ATGGGCAATCCCTTGAGgtcctttctcctcctcttcctcatcttgCTGTCGTCACCAGTCTTTTTCCTCATCTCCTGTGAATCCGTACCCGTCGATCCGCGCCCGCGGGCGTTCCCTTCCTTCAAGATCCAAGAGATCAAG GAGGAGATCGGGTGGGGATGTTCCTACACTGTGAAGATAAAAACCAGCTGCTCTTCCAGGCGCTTCACCACTGATCGGATCAGCCTCGCTTTCGGTGATGCTTACCACAACGAG GTATATGCACCAAGGCTGGATGATCCATCATCGGGTGCATTCGAACGTTGCTCCACCGATACTTTCAAGATCCAAGGGCCATGTGGGTATGGAATATGCTATCTATACTTGCGGCGTGATGGATGGGATGGGTGGACACCAGAGTGGGTCCAGGTCTATGAGCCCCATGTTAGCCGTGCCATCAGCTTCTACTATGGTACCCCTCTCCCTAATGGCATCTGGTATGGCTTCAACCATTGTCCCAGATCATCCTCCTCCATCGGCGTTGCGGAGATCTGA
- the LOC135637662 gene encoding glyoxylase I 4-like, which produces MLGAKGGALPLASLNHISLVCRSVERSLDFYQNVLRFLPIRRPGSFDFTGAWLFNYGIGIHLLQSEDPEKMPRKKEINPKDNHISFQCESLSLVEGKLKEMGIPYIQRRVEEGGIYVDQLFFHDPDGFMIEICNCDNLPVISLSGEPIMACKRVMSLLPQQQQQKAALQL; this is translated from the exons ATGTTGGGTGCTAAAGGTGGCGCGCTCCCGCTGGCTTCCTTGAATCACATCTCCTTGGTCTGCAGATCAGTGGAGAGATCACTTGACTTTTACCAGAATGTGCTCCGCTTCCTCCCCATCAGGAGGCCGGGATCCTTCGATTTTACTGGTGCCTG GTTGTTCAACTACGGAATCGGCATCCACTTATTGCAATCTGAAGACCCCGAGAAGATGCCGAGGAAGAAGGAGATTAACCCCAAGGACAACCACATCTCCTTCCAG TGCGAGAGCTTGAGCTTGGTGGAGGGGAAGCTGAAAGAGATGGGAATCCCTTACATCCAACGTCGAGTGGAGGAAGGTGGGATCTACGTGGACCAGCTATTCTTCCATGACCCGGACGGCTTCATGATCGAGATCTGCAACTGCGACAACCTCCCGGTGATCTCGCTTTCCGGGGAGCCCATCATGGCCTGCAAGAGAGTGATGAGCCTTCTTCCTCAGCAACAGCAGCAGAAGGCGGCGCTCCAGCTGTAG
- the LOC135639128 gene encoding nucleobase-ascorbate transporter 3-like: MGGETGAPTPQGPPVVPTAPPSVQMQMPMPMPTAAGFGDVHPTHPPLEQLPNLQFCLHSNPSWPEMFALAFQHYIVMLGSIVMLASFLVPLMGGNHGDKARTIQTLLFMSGINTLLQTLIGTRLPTVMNSSFAFIIPVMSIIRDFNSRAYNDEHQRFVHTTRTIQGALIISSFVNIFIGYTRAWKKLFRFCSPVTIVPVVCVVGLGLFERGFPQLGKCVEVGLPVLILLVLLVIAQQHTKHVNERAYFVLERFSIIFCVKIVWAFAAILTAAGAYNNVPEKTKLHCRTDRSYLISSAPWIKIPYPFQWGAPIFAASHVFGMMGAVLVSGLESTGAHYAAARLAGATPPPAYVLSRSIGLQGVGMLLEGIFGAAAGSTASVENVGLLGLTRVGSRRIVQISAGFMIFFSIFGKFGALFASIPLPIFAAVYCILFGLVAAVGVSFIQFANNNSMRNLYIVGLSLFLGISVPQYFNEFTASAGHGPAKTNAGWFNDILNSIFSSAPTVAFIVGIVLDNTLEAQTSFSDRGFLWLNPLNKNDARNEEFYSFPIRVHEWMPTRFLR, from the exons ATGGGAGGAGAGACGGGAGCGCCTACGCCCCAGGGGCCGCCGGTGGTTCCGACCGCACCGCCGTCGGTGCAGATGCAGATGCCGATGCCGATGCCGACGGCTGCTGGGTTTGGAGACGTCCACCCGACTCACCCGCCCCTCGAGCAGCTTCCCAATCTTCAGTTTTGCCTCCATTCCAACCCTTCGTGGC CTGAAATGTTTGCACTTGCGTTCCAACACTACATAGTTATGTTGGGATCAATTGTCATGCTAGCTTCTTTTCTCGTCCCTCTGATGGGTGGAAACCAT GGAGATAAGGCACGTACTATTCAGACACTCCTGTTCATGAGTGGGATTAATACCCTTCTCCAGACATTGATCGGAACACGGTTACCCACTGTGATGAACTCATCTTTTGCGTTCATCATCCCTGTCATGTCAATTATCAGAGACTTCAATTCACGGGCCTACAATGATGAACACCAG AGATTTGTCCATACTACGAGAACCATTCAAGGAGCACTGATAATTTCTTCATTCGTCAACATATTTATTGGGTACACCAGAGCATGGAAAAAACTCTTCAG gttctGCAGTCCTGTGACTATAGTTCCTGTAGTTTGTGTTGTGGGTCTTGGACTGTTCGAGCGAGGCTTCCCTCAG CTAGGAAAATGTGTTGAAGTTGGATTGCCAGTGCTGATATTGTTAGTATTATTAGTTATCGCCCAACAG CATACGAAGCATGTTAATGAGAGAGCTTACTTTGTGCTTGAGAGGTTCTCAATCATTTTCTGTGTCAAAATTGTATGGGCTTTTGCTGCTATTCTTACTGCTGCTGGTGCATACAACAATGTCCCCGAGAAGACCAAGTTGCATTGCCGTACTGATAGATCATACTTAATATCATCTGCTCCATG GATTAAGATCCCGTACCCATTTCAGTGGGGTGCTCCCATATTTGCTGCAAGTCACGTATTTGGGATGATGGGTGCAGTACTTGTTTCAGGTCTTGAG TCTACTGGAGCCCATTATGCAGCTGCTCGGCTCGCAGGTGCTACACCACCTCCTGCATATGTGCTAAGTCGAAGCATTGGCCTCCAG GGTGTTGGTATGCTTCTTGAAGGTATATTTGGTGCTGCAGCTGGTTCGACTGCATCAGT TGAAAACGTTGGACTTCTGGGATTGACACGCGTTGGAAGTCGGAGAATCGTGCAGATATCGGCTGGTTTTATGATATTCTTCTCCATCTTCG GAAAGTTCGGTGCGTTGTTCGCTTCAATTCCATTACCAATATTTGCAGCAGTATACTGTATTCTGTTTGGACTCGTCG CTGCTGTTGGTGTCTCATTTATTCAATTCgccaacaacaactccatgaggaACCTGTACATAGTGGGCCTTTCACTTTTCCTTGGTATATCTGTTCCTCAGTACTTCAATGAATTCACGGCTTCAGCGGGTCACGGACCAGCTAAAACAAATGCTGGATGG TTCAATGACATATTAAATTCTATCTTCTCGTCGGCTCCAACAGTGGCATTTATAGTAGGGATAGTGCTGGATAACACACTGGAGGCCCAGACTTCTTTCTCCGACAGAGGGTTCTTATGGTTGAATCCTTTAAACAAGAATGATGCCAGAAATGAAGAGTTCTATAGCTTCCCTATCAGAGTGCATGAATGGATGCCGACCCGTTTCCTTAGATAA
- the LOC135638152 gene encoding uncharacterized protein LOC135638152: MSRRQGDWDCRSCQHHNFSWRDSCQQCGNLRPSTGDVSDYAGLGRSSVGFSVPSFRPGDWNCSCGGHNFASRTSCHSCGTSKDDSAVSFSRGLDNDDMPGSGGIGFGGGGWKSGDWLCTRSGCNQHNFASRKECYRCKAPKGCGT; encoded by the exons ATGAGCAGGCGGCAAGGAGACTGGGACTGCAGGTCATGCCAGCACCACAACTTCAGCTGGCGTGACTCGTGCCAGCAATGTGGTAACCTGCGGCCGTCCACCGGCGACGTCTCCGACTATGCTGGCCTCGGAAGGTCCTCGGTCGGATTCAGCGTCCCCAGTTTTCGGCCCGGCGACTGGAACTGCTCCTGCGGTGGTCATAACTTCGCGAGCCGGACGAGCTGCCACTCGTGTGGCACTTCCAAGGATGACTCCGCCGTCAGCTTCAGCCGTGGGCTCGACAACGATGACATGCCGGGTTCAGGAGGCATCGGCTTTGGTGGTGGCGGGTGGAAGTCCGGTGATTGGTTGTGCACCAG GTCGGGCTGCAACCAGCATAACTTCGCTAGCAGGAAGGAGTGCTATCGATGCAAGGCACCAAAGGGATGCG GCACTTAA
- the LOC135638825 gene encoding serpin-ZXA-like, whose product MMDLRESIGHQTAFALRLAKQVGAEAASDANLAFSPLSVHLVLSLLAAGSKGRTLDQILSFLGLGDSGGVADLNALSSQVVAVVLADGSARGGPRVSYANGVFFDSSLLLKPSFKEIVTQIFRADTKIVDFQTKAVEVTNDVNSWVENVTAGLIKELLPPGSVDSNTRLVLGNALYFKGSWNEKFDSSQTNDSEFHLLNGTSVQVPFMSSKKDQYLSSNDGFKVLRLPYKQGEDARLFSMYIFLPDARDGLWSLQEKLNSKSEFLTHRLPMTKVKVGKFKLPKFKISFGFEASALLKSLGLALPFSADADLSEVADSSVGRSLYVSSVFHKSFIEVNEEGTEAAAATAAVVALRSLPIGPLDFEADHPFIFIIREDVTRVVLFTGHVLNPSLIG is encoded by the exons ATGATGGATTTGAGGGAGTCGATCGGCCACCAGACTGCGTTCGCGCTCCGCCTCGCAAAGCAAGTCGGCGCCGAGGCCGCCAGCGACGCCAACCTCGCTTTCTCTCCCCTCTCCGTTCACCTTGTCCTGTCCCTCCTAGCCGCCGGCTCCAAGGGCCGCACCCTCGACCAGATCCTCTCCTTCCTCGGCCTCGGCGACAGCGGCGGAGTCGCAGACCTCAACGCCCTATCTTCGCAGGTTGTCGCCGTCGTCCTCGCGGACGGGTCGGCGAGAGGTGGGCCCAGAGTGTCCTACGCCAACGGCGTCTTCTTTGACTCCTCGTTGTTGCTGAAGCCTTCCTTCAAGGAGATCGTCACCCAGATTTTTAGAGCAGACACTAAAATCGTTGATTTCCAAACCAAG GCTGTTGAAGTTACAAATGATGTTAACTCTTGGGTTGAGAACGTTACCGCTGGCCTGATCAAAGAGCTCCTTCCTCCTGGTTCTGTTGACAGTAACACCAGATTGGTGTTGGGTAATGCACTCTACTTCAAAGGATCCTGGAATGAAAAGTTTGATTCATCTCAGACGAATGACTCAGAATTCCACCTACTAAATGGAACCTCAGTTCAAGTGCCTTTCATGTCTAGTAAAAAAGATCAGTATTTGTCTTCAAATGATGGATTTAAGGTTCTTAGGCTCCCTTACAAGCAAGGTGAGGATGCAAGGCTGTTCTCTATGTATATTTTCCTGCCAGATGCACGAGATGGTTTGTGGAGTTTGCAGGAGAAGTTGAATTCTAAGTCTGAGTTCTTAACTCACCGTCTTCCAATGACGAAGGTTAAAGTAGGGAAGTTCAAGCTGCCAAAGTTCAAGATATCATTTGGATTTGAAGCATCTGCACTGCTGAAAAGTTTGGGCCTGGCATTACCTTTCAGTGCAGATGCAGATCTATCAGAGGTGGCAGATTCATCTGTTGGTCGAAGCCTCTATGTATCATCAGTTTTCCACAAATCCTTTATCGAAGTCAATGAAGAAGGAACTGAAGCAgccgctgctactgctgctgtggTGGCTCTGAGGTCATTACCGATTGGTCCTCTAGACTTTGAAGCAGATCACCCATTCATCTTTATAATAAGAGAAGACGTAACCAGAGTAGTGTTGTTCACCGGCCATGTTCTCAATCCCTCACTTATCGGGTAA